Genomic segment of uncultured Tolumonas sp.:
TTTGCGGAAGAATGCGATTTGATTATTCCCATCAGCAACTGGGTTATCCATGAGGCCTGTAAACAAGGTGCAGCGTGGATACAACAAGGCTTGCAACTCACTATCGCCGTGAATCTTTCGGCATCGCATTTCCAAAATGAAAAATTGGTCGATCAGATCAGCCATGCCCTACAAGACAGTGGTTTCCCGGTTCGATTGTTAGAATTGGAGGTGACGGAAAGCTGCATTATGCAAGAGGTCGGCAATAGCATCACGACGCTCAATGCGCTGAAAAAACTGGGCGTATCGGTGTCGGTTGATGATTTCGGTACGGGGTATTCCAGCTTAAGTTATCTCAAACTATTCCCTCTCGATAAGCTCAAAATTGATCAATCGTTTGTTTGCGATTTATCCAGCAGTAACAGCGATGCCGTGATTGTCCGCGCCATTATCGCGCTGGGTCACGCCATGGGCTTAACGATTATTGCGGAAGGTGTTGAGACACAAGAACAATATGCGTTGCTGCGTTCCTGGCATTGCGATGAGGTTCAGGGCTTTTTGTTCGCCAAACCGTGTGGGCCAAAAGACTTGCCTGCTGCCATCAAACAGATCCATGTCCAGTCACAAGATTTTTCACTGACACGAGCCAAAGAAAACGGCCATGTGTTGTTACTGGTCGATGATGAGCCCTCGATTTTGAATGCACTACGCAGAACGTTACGTAGTGCAGAATATAAAATTGTAATTGCCAATGGTGCAGAAGAGGCACTGGATGCGCTGGCTCATTACGATGTCGGTGTCATTATTACTGACAACCGCATGCCAGGCGTCAGCGGTATTGAATTATTTCATCAGGTGAAACAACGTTATCCGCAGGTCACCCGGATCATGTTAAGTGGTTATTCTGATTTCTCATCGCTCTCGTCGGCGATCAATGCGGGAGAAATATTCCGTTTTCTCAGTAAGCCTTGGGAAGATGATCAGCTTAAAGCTGCTGTACATGAGGGCTTTATAAAATTTGATGATCAGAATTTACTGAATCAAATACCCCGTTAATCAGGCTACTGGCTGATAAAAATGAAGGATCATTAGGATGCCGACACCGTTTACCATCCTGCTGGTGGATGATGAAATCAATATATTACGTGCTTTGCATCGCCTATTGCGGCCGGAAGGATACCGGATATTAACCGCTGAAAGTGGCGCAGCAGCATTGAGCCTGATGCGCAACGAACCGGTTGATTTGGTTATTTCTGATATGCGTATGCCTGAAATGGATGGTGCCGTATTTTTGGCTAAAGTACGGCAGGAATGGCCGGACACCATACGTTTATTGCTGACCGGTCATGCGGATATGACGCAGACGGTGGCAGCGATCAATCAAGGCGAAATATATCGCTTTATTGCTAAACCATGGAACGATCAGGAGTTACAACTTATCGTTCGGCAAGCCTTGGAACAGCTGTATTTACGCCGTGAAAACCAACGCTTATTAAAATTGACCGCAGAGCAAAATGAAGCGTTAAAAGAAGCCAATAACACACTGGAACAGAAGGTTGCACAACGCACCGCAGAACTGAGCCAATTAGTTTCTTTTCTGGAACTCACACAAGAAGAGCTGAAAACCTCATTCAGAACTTCTGTACAGGTATTCTCTGGCATTATTGAAATGCGTTTTGCTAATTGGACTGGCCACAGCTTACGAGTCGTGACCTTGGCGGAACGCTTGGCAAAACGAGCTGGATTAAAAGCCGAAGAAATTGAAGCCGTAATGAATGCTGCTATGTTGCATGACATTGGCAAGGTTGCATTACCGGATACTTTACTCAGTAAAGCGTTTGCCAGTCACAATCGTCAGGAGCGCATAGAATATATGGAGCATCCGGCGCTCGGGCAAATGGTGTTGTTACCCATTCAGGAACTAAATCTTGCTGGTGTTTATATCCGCGGGCAGCACGAAAATGTGGATGGTAGTGGTTTTCCCGATCATTTGAAACTCAATGAAATTCCGATCGGTGCCAGAATATTAGCCATAGTCGTTGATTATGATGAATTACAAATGGGGTTGCTGTTGCCTCGGGAAGTGACAGAAGAACATGCTCTTTTGTACATAAAAGAAAACAAAGGGCTACGCTACGATCCTGAATTGGTTCAGCTGTTTATACAATCGCTGGAGGCGGAACAACACCGCTACAAAGAAGTTGCATTGAGTAGCCAGCAATTAAAAACCGGTATGGTTTTGTCCCGGGATTTATACAGCGCCGGGCATTTTCTGTTGTTAGCCAAAGGCCGAAAACTGGATCCATCTATCATCAAACATATTTGCCGTTTTGAACAAACAGACGGTAAACCGATCGTTGTTTATATTCGGCAAGATATAAATTAAGGAGTCATCATGGAAAAAGTTTTGTTGGTAGATGATGAACCATTGATCCTGAAAGCATTAGTCCGGTTATTACAGCGAACCCCCTGTCTCTGTGACGGGCGCCTGTTTAAACTGGAACTTGTGACATTTTCTGAACCGTCCAAAGCACTGGAATATGCGCAGAATCACCAAGTATCGTTGGTTATTTCGGATTACCGAATGCCTGGTATGGATGGGGTTGAGCTGCTGACAGCGATTAAAACGCTGCAGCCGGATGCCGCGCGCCTGATTATTTCCGGTTATGCGGATCTGAATGCATTGATTAACGCCATTAATCGGGCGCATATTTATCGCTTTGTTGCCAAACCTTGGAACGACTATGAATTGGTCGCGACCATCGGGCAGGCATTACGCCACCGGCAATTGATCCTTGAAAATCAGCGTTTGGCTGATTTAGAACGCGTTGCGCGCGGGCAATTATCTGACAGTGAATTGGCAGTAAGACAGTTAGAACGAGAAGCGCCCGGTATTACGAAAGTGAATTGGGCTGCGGATGGTTCTGTAATGCTGGACGATGAGGAATAAGCATGGCGTTGGTATGGAGTGATGAGTATGTCACCGGTATTGCTGAGATAGACCAACAGCATAAAGCCATTTTCCGTGAAATGGGCTCATTGGCGATGAGTTTACTGCAGGGAAAAAACTATACCGATGTGCAACGCGAACTTAAGCAATTAGCTCTCATCCTCCGCGAACATATCAATTATGAAGAACTGATGATGTTTCAGGAAGGTTGCCTGCCAGAAGTAATGTGGGGCCATTCCGAAGATCACCAACTCTTTTTGCAGCACCTGCATACGGCCAGTAATGAGCTGATGAGCCATGATGAAATCCGGGCTTTCTTACGTTATGCCGTGTTTTGGATGCGTTATCACATCCTGACGATTGATAAACCAGTGTGTGCTCAGTTTCTTGCTATGCGCAAAGGCATGAGTTCGGAAGAAGCATATAGCCACTCGGCAGCGGTTGTCATCGAAGCGGTTCCTTTGTTGTTAGGTGGTTTACATCAAACTTACTCCGAGCTTTACGATTCACAACTGCGCGTTGTGCATCAAAATAGCCATCTTTTGGACGTACAGCAAAAACTGAAACAAACCAATCAGGAATTGGAAGATCGGGTAACCCAACGCACGAATGAACTGACCGAGGCCAACCGTAAATTGCAGGATGAATATGAAAAACTGCAATTACTGAATCAGAAATTAGAAAGTGCCCAGGGGCAATTATTACAATCGGATAAGATGGCGGCGATTGGTCAATTAGCGGCTGGTGTGGCACATGAAATCAACAATCCCGTGGGGTTTGTTAATGCTAATCTGGGAACACTAAAAAGCTATGTCGATTCCTTGCTGTTATTGATCAGTACGTTTGAGCAGGTATCTGATGAATTACCGGCTGGCGTACAACAGCGTTTGCATGAAGTAAAAGAGAACATCGAACTGGACTATGTGCGGCAGGATATTATTGAGCTACTCGCTGAATCTGCCGATGGATTGGATCGTGTGAAACAGATCGTCCAAGATCTGAAAGATTTTGCCCGCGCGGGTGAATCCGTATGGCAGGATTCAGATTTGCACCGTGGTTTAGACAGTACGCTCAATGTGGTCTGGAACGAGCTGAAATATAAAGCCAAAGTACATAAAGAATACGGCGATATTCCGTTGGTGCGTTGTGTTCCGGCACAGATCAATCAAGTCTTCATGAATATGATGATCAATGCAGCCCATGCAATTGAGGGTATGGGGGAAATTACACTAAAAACTGGTCGGGAAGGTGAAGAAGTCTGGATCTCAATTACGGATACCGGTAAAGGTATGTCGGAAGCAGTACGCAAACGAATTTTTGAACCATTTTTTACCACGAAAGCGGTAGGGCAAGGTACTGGCTTAGGTCTTTCTTTGGCATACAGTATCATTCAAAAACATAAAGGGCGTATTGATGTTGTTAGCACAGAAGGCATCGGCACAACATTCACTATCTATTTACCTATCGCCGGTAAAGGTGAATCACCCACTGAAAGTGAGTAATTTTTATAATTGAGAAAATCAATTTTGAACGTTGATAGTCAAAATTAACTGAGACTATTTTGTCTGTTGTTTAACCTGAAACAATTCCAGCTTTTCTAATTCCATCTTATTTTCTTTTAGTGCCAATAAGCAGGCAAAAGTAACCGCAGGTTTTTGCTTTTTCACTTCTCCGGTAACCAGCCATTTATTTTGTACCGCCAGCGGTTTTACTTCGGTAACCTGAATATCCAATAACGAGCCCATACGGTAAGCCAACATCGTTTGACAGGTCTGTTGTGCTTGTTGCGCATAATTATCCGTGCTGGCGTGAACCAGAAAACAGAATAAGCCTAATGTCAGTAGGAACAAACGGCCAAGGCGAGATAAGGTCATATTCGAGTTTTATCAGAAACAAAAAAGTAGAACTAATTATCAAAGGATAATGAGTCCGGTGCAATAACAAAAAACCCCCGCCGAAGCGAGGGTCCAATAGGCATTTACTTCTGGCTTACGCCATCTGCACAGGCAGATTAGAAGAAGTATTTGAAACGTACGCGTCCACCGTAATCTTTAACGGTATCTGCTGAATCAACTTTAGTAGTGCCGTAAGAAGCACCTAAGTACATGTCGAAGTTATCCAGACCCATTACACCAGGGATCTTGTAAGAAGCGTAAACTTCGTTCATTTTGGTGTGAGAATCGGTAGTGCCTAATGCTGCATCTGTATCAGTGGTGTTTTTGCTGTACAGGTAAGCAACATAGAAGTTCTGGTATTGAGCACCTGGGCCAACGCTGTAGCTAGAACCAGCTACGTCGTCCAGATATGCGCCACGCAGATTCAGAGACAGGTCGTCGTTAACTTTAACGGTAGTAGTAGCACCGTAACCATTCCAAGAAGACAGATTTTCACCATCTACACCTTGAGTGTAAGCGTCGCTTACCAGGTTAAATTCACCACCAACTGCTACAGTTACAGTGTCACCAGTCCATGCAACAACAGGACGAGCAATCAACGGATCTTTGTTCTGTACTGCGCCGCTTACATTGTGATAGGTAGAACCGTTAAATGCTGGATCGCTACCGAACAGAGTTGAAACTTCAGCGTGCCATTGGCCAGCTTCTTTGCTCAGCATTACTTGGCTACCAGAAGACGCACGACCACGAGCTAACTTAGCACGGTAGCCTTCGTTACCAGTAGTGAAAGTGTCTTGGCCAGCTACAGACAGGTCATAAGCTTCGTAGTGACCCATTTTGAAGCCCCAGTCGTTTTTCACGCCGAAACCAAACCATGCATCTTCACCAGAACCTTCAACTGCGTTGGTATCAAAAGTAGGGTTTACTTTGAATGCAGCGTAGTTGCCGTTAGCCAGAGCACGTTCGCCTTCGATATCAACCAGAATACGACCGTTAGCTGATTGGTTATCAGTAACTAATGCGTCAGCATTGTTATGGGTTGCGTCCAAGTTGTATTCTACGTCGCCACCCAGAATCAGTTTACCCTGTGGAGTGTCGAAAGTCGCACCAGCGTGAGCAGCAGAAGCTACGAACAGTGCCAGTACGCTTGGTACTAATACATTCAAGGTTTTTTTCATCGTCATCTTTCCTTGTTATGAGGGATGCCTGATTAACCTCAGGCTTGGTTAGTCTCTGAAAAGTTTTTTTTAATTTCTTGGGAACTTTTCTTGGGTTAACCATATCTAACTGATAACAGCGGTGCAAATGTGCAAGGCATTGGTGTTGTTGTTTTGTGAGCCAGCTGGCAATCTCTATTTTTGAGCAAAAATGATCTGTGATACTGATCTCTTTCTATCTATTCCTGCGTAGTAAACAATTCATTTAGCCTTTTAGTGACGCTATCCATTGATCGCAATGATGGGCTTGCGTACCATTTCGCTTTCCGCTTACACCACGGAATGGTGTAATATGCATATATATCCACTCTCGTCGCTTGGATACTCAAATTTTTGATATCAGCACCATGATCAGGAAGACAGCATGATCCCGAGACTGACACCCCAAGACAGCCTGAAACAACCTTATATTGCTTTTCTGGCGTCATTAGCGCGCGCTGGATTCAGTGGCGATATCGATTCCTCTTATTCCAGCCGTCTGGCTGTGGCGACTGATAACAGTGTGTATCAGTGGTTACCGCAGGCAGTAGTGCACCCAAAAACCACTGACGATATTGCATTAATGCTGAAACTGGCGTCAGAACCAGTTTATCGCCACATTACATTTTCACCACGTGGTGGTGGTACGGGCACTAATGGTCAATCGTTGAATGATGGCATCATGGTGGATCTGTCATTGTACATGACATCGGTATTAGAGCTGGATGTGGCGGCCCGTCGAGTCAAAGTGCAGGCAGGGTTGGTTAAAGATAAGCTGAATACGACGCTGAAGCCGCATGGTTTGTTCTTCTCGCCAGAACTGTCAACCAGTAATCGCGCAACGATTGGCGGCATGGTGAATACTGATGCTTCAGGTCAGGGCTCGCTGAAATATGGTAAGACCTCGGATCACGTATTAGGTGTACGAGCAGTTTTAATGGATGGTTCGGTAATAGAAGCTTTACCACTGCAAGGTGAAGCATTGCAGGCGAAGTTGGCGCAGCAAGATCGAGAAGGTGAAATCTACCGTCTGGTGTGGGATATTGCCCGAAGAAAACGCGCAGATATCGAAGCGACATTTCCAAAACTAAACCGCTTTCTCACAGGCTATGATCTGACGCATGTCTATGATCCTGCTACTGAAACGCTGGATCTGAGCCGCTTATTGTGTGGTTCGGAAGGCACGTTAGCCTTTATTACTGAAATCTTGCTCGATCTGACACCGATCCCAACTTATCGCGCATTGGTGAATATTAAATACGATAGCTTTAAATCTGCATTGCGTAACGCACCGTTAATGCTGGCAGCTGAAGCGATGTCGGTGGAAACCGTTGATTCACGCGTATTGGATCTGGCGCGTTCTGATATTGTCTGGCATTCAGTGAAAAACTTGATCACCGATGTGCCGGGTAAAGAGATGATGGGCTTAAACATCGTTGAATATGCTGGCGCCGAGGCGAGTGAGCAGCAGCCTAAAATGCAGGCATTGTGTCAGAAAATTGATGAACAGATGGCGGCAGGCAAAGCGGGCATTATTGGTTATCAGATCTGCGAAGATCTCGGCAGTATTGAAGCCATTTATGGTATGCGTAAAAAAGCGGTGGGTTTGCTGGGCAATGCACCGGGGCGTAAGAAGCCTGTAGCATTTACAGAAGATACGGCTGTACCACCTGAGAAATTGGCTGATTTCATCATGGAATTCAGAGCGTTACTGGATGATCATCAATTAACTTACGGTATGTTTGGTCACGTTGATGCGGGTGTGTTGCATGTGCGTCCGGCACTGGATATGTGCGACCCTGAACAGGAAGTGACTTTACGTAAAATCTCCGATCAAGTGGTTAAACTGACCGCGAAATACGGCGGTTTAATGTGGGGTGAACACGGCCGTGGTTTCCGCTCGGAATATGGTCCGGAGTTTTTCGGTGAATTGTTTGTTGAATTGCGTCGTATTAAAGGAGCATTTGACTCAGATAATCGTCTGAACCCCGGCAAAATTTGTACGCCAATTAATTCCAACGATGAACTCGTTTCTGTCGATGCGACCAAACGTGGCGCGTATGATCGCCAGATCCCGGTGAAGATCCGCGATTCCTTTAAAGAAGCTTTAGATTGTAATGGCAACGGCTTGTGTTTCACCTTTGAAACCAGTTCTCCAATGTGCCCGTCATTTAAACTCAGTGGTGATCGTCGTGAATCACCGAAAGGGCGCGCAGGTTTAATGCGTGAATGGCTGCGTCAGCTGGAAGTGCAAGGCGTGGATGTGCTGACCGAAGAAGGGGCCATCCAACATGGAGTGTTCCGCTGGAAAGATCTGGTTGATCGGGCGCTAAACACCTTTGCTAAACGTCGTGGTGAATATGATTTCTCACATGAAGTGATGGATGCGATGCAAAGCTGTCTGGCCTGTAAAGCCTGCTCTAGCCAATGCCCGATCAAGGTTGACGTGCCAGCTTTCCGCTCGCGTTTTATGCAGGTTTATCATCAACGTTATCTGCGCCCTGCAAAAGATTACTTTGTGGCAACGGTGGAAACTTATGCACCTCTCATGGCAAAAACGCCGGGAGCCGTGAATTTCTTTTTGAAACAAAACTGGGTGCAAAAGCTGACCGAAAAAACCATCGGTATGGTGGATGTGCCTATTTTGAGTCAGCCGACGCTGAAACAACATTTAGCCGGCCACGAAGCATTACTGTTCCAGTTGGAAAAACTGGAAGCTATGTCGCCGGATGCACGCAAGAAAGTGGTATTGGTGGTACAAGATCCATTTACTTCTTTTTATGATGCCGATGTGGTGCGTGACCTGATTCTGTTGCTGGAAAAACTAGGTTATCGTCCATTATTGTTGCCGTTCAAACCCAACGGTAAACCGCAACATATCAAAGGGTTCCTGCGTAGTTTTGCGCGTACTGCAGCGGATAGTGCGCAGTTCCTGAATCGTTTACACAAACTGAATGTACCGATGATCGGACCTGATCCAGCCATGGTGCTTTGTTATCGTGATGAATATGTTCGTGCGTTAGGTGATGCACGTGGTGATTTTAAAGTGCAATTACCGCAAGAATGGTTACTGTCAGTGCTTGATTCGTTACCGCAAAAAGAGGCGAGTGATGAGATGTTCTACCTGATGGGGCATTGCACCGAAAAAACCGCAGAGCCAAGCAGTAATGGTGATTGGGCGAAAGTATTTAATCGCCTGGGGGCCAAATTGCAGCCGGTTGCCGTGGGTTGTTGTGGTATGGCGGGAACCTATGGCCATGATGTTAAACATCTGGATGACTCACGTCAGATCTACAAAAACAGCTGGCAACCTGCTTTGGCAAAACTGCCAACCTCGCAGGCACTGGCGACCGGTTATTCCTGCCGTAGTCAGGTCAAACGGATCGATGGTAATAAACTAAAACACCCTGTGCAGGCATTGTTAGCATTGCTGTGAAATTAAAAGCGTAAAGTAAACGGAGAAAACGTGGTGATTTGGCAACGAGATTTTACACTGGCGAGTTTAAATGCCGGCTCGGTAAATACACTGGTCGCTCATCTCGGTATCGAATACACCGCGTTTGGTGATGACTATCTGCAGGCGACTATGCCGGTAGATAGTCGCACCCACCAACCATTTGGCATGTTGCATGGCGGTGCGTCTGTTGTGCTGGCTGAAACGCTAGGTTCTGTGGCGGGGAATATGTGTGTTCCTCGCACACTTTGTTGCGTCGGGTTGGATATCAATGCCAATCATCTGCGCGCGAAACGCGATGGTATTGTCACTGGCACTGCACATCCAATTCATCTGGGGTCGACGACACAAGTTTGGCAGATCAATCTGCACGATGAACGTGAGCGTTTGTTATGCACCAGTCGGCTGACATTAGCGGTACTTTCTCAGAAAAAAAGAACTGTGAAGTAATTGTGACAAGCAAAAATTGTAAATTGGCTGTATAATAACCAGCGTAAAAGAGAGTCGAGTAAGAGACCGTGTAAGCCCACCCGTCTGAAAACTTCTGAAATTGCTGCGATAACTATCACATTTTTGGCGACAAAGCTCGTCCAGTGTGTATAATCGCCACCCATTTCTTTGTTCGGGCCAGCAGCGTCTCCCTCGCTAAGTGCCCATCCTTGTAGAGTAGTGAAAAATAAATATGACTGATACCGAAAAATTGCCGAGCTTTAGCGAGCTGGGGTTAGCTGCGCCTATTCTGAAAGCCATAACCGCTGTGGGTTATGAAGATCCATCACCGATCCAAGCTGCTTCTATTCCGCCATTGTTGGAAGGCCGTGACCTGTTGGGTCAGGCGCAAACTGGTACAGGTAAAACAGGTGCGTTCGCCCTGCCAATCCTGTCTCGTCTGAATTTAACTCAGATGGATACTCAGGTGCTGATCCTGGCACCAACGCGTGAACTGGCTATTCAGGTTGCTGAAGCTTGCCAGAGCTACGCGCAATTTATCCCTGATTTCCATGTACTGCCTATATATGGTGGTTCATCTTACGATTCACAACTGCGCGCACTACGCCGTGGTGCTCAAGTTGTTGTCGGTACTCCTGGCCGTGTTATGGACATGATGCGTCGCGGTAAACTGGATCTGTCTGCACTGAAAACTCTGGTGCTGGACGAAGCAGACGAAATGTTGCGCATGGGCTTTATCGATGATGTGGAATGGGTTATCGAACAATGTCCATTGGATCGCCAGATCGCGCTTTTCTCTGCCACTATGCCAGAACAGATCCGCCGCATTGCGCATCGTCACCTGAAATCCCCAGTGGAAATCAAGATCGCGTCTAAAACCAGCACTGCGACTAACATCCGTCAGCGTTACTGGTTGGTTTCTGGCTTGCATAAGCTGGATGCGATGACTCGTATGTTAGAAGTGGAACAATTCGATGCGTTGTTGGTATTCGTACGCACTAAAACTGCGGCTGAAGAGCTGACCAGCAAACTGTCTGCCCGTGGTCACTCTTGTGAAGCACTGCACGGTGATATTCCGCAGAAACTGCGTGAACGTACGGTAGAAAAACTGAAAGCGGGCCAGATCGACATTCTGATCGCGACTGACGTTGCTGCCCGTGGTCTGGACGTAGAACGTATTACTCACGTTGTGAACTACGATATTCCTTACGATACAGAATCTTATGTTCACCGTATCGGCCGTACTGGTCGTGCTGGTCGTACTGGCGATGCAATTCTGTTTGTTGCGCCGCGTGAGCGTCGTATGTTACGCATGATTGAACAGGCCACCCGCCAACCAATCGAGCCAATGCAGATGCCAACAGCGAAAGATATCAACAAACATCGTTTGGAACGCTTTAAACAGCAGATCCGTGAAACGCTGGATTCTGAACAAGACTTGCAGCCGTTCCAACAGATCATCAACGAATTCCTGGAAGACGAAAGCACTGATCCATTAGATTTGTGTGCGGCGCTGGCGAAAATGGTACAGGGTGATGAGCCACTGTTCATGAACGAAAAAGAGCCAGAACCATTCCAACGTATGGATGACCGTAATGATCGTGGTAGTGACCGTTTTGAACGCGGTGGCCGTAACGACCGTGGCGGTGAGCGTTTCGAACGTGGTGGCGATCGCCCAGAACGCAGTGAACGTCGTTCACGTGCACCAGAAGGCCCAACTTCGCGTTACAAACTGCATGTTGGTCATGAACATGGCGTGAAACCAGGTCAGATCGTAGGCGCTATCGCTAACGAAGCTGGTATCGACAGCAAGTTCATCGGTCATATCGAAATTTATAACGATTTCACTACTGTTGACCTGCCTGAAGGTATGCCTGCAGAAGTCATGAACACATTGAAGAAAGCGCGCGTTTGTCAGCGTCCGCTGGATATCGAATTGTTCACCGGTGAAGTGCCAGAATCTGCTCGTCGTGCACGTCCATCATTTGGTGATCGTCGTCCGCCTCGCGCTGACGGTGCTCGCAACGAAGGTCGTGGTGACCGTCCGTTCAAGAGCCGTTCTTCTGGCGACCGCACTGATCGTCCGCAACACCGTGATGGTGGTGCTGGTGCCGGTAGCAAATTCCGTCGCGATCGTTAATTCACTCTGAATAGCGAATAGAGTCAAAAAACCGCACAGCTTGCTGATGCGGTTTTTTTTCGTCTGCTATTTGTGAAACGGCTTTTACAGCCATAAAAAAAGGCATGAATAAT
This window contains:
- a CDS encoding FAD-binding and (Fe-S)-binding domain-containing protein codes for the protein MIPRLTPQDSLKQPYIAFLASLARAGFSGDIDSSYSSRLAVATDNSVYQWLPQAVVHPKTTDDIALMLKLASEPVYRHITFSPRGGGTGTNGQSLNDGIMVDLSLYMTSVLELDVAARRVKVQAGLVKDKLNTTLKPHGLFFSPELSTSNRATIGGMVNTDASGQGSLKYGKTSDHVLGVRAVLMDGSVIEALPLQGEALQAKLAQQDREGEIYRLVWDIARRKRADIEATFPKLNRFLTGYDLTHVYDPATETLDLSRLLCGSEGTLAFITEILLDLTPIPTYRALVNIKYDSFKSALRNAPLMLAAEAMSVETVDSRVLDLARSDIVWHSVKNLITDVPGKEMMGLNIVEYAGAEASEQQPKMQALCQKIDEQMAAGKAGIIGYQICEDLGSIEAIYGMRKKAVGLLGNAPGRKKPVAFTEDTAVPPEKLADFIMEFRALLDDHQLTYGMFGHVDAGVLHVRPALDMCDPEQEVTLRKISDQVVKLTAKYGGLMWGEHGRGFRSEYGPEFFGELFVELRRIKGAFDSDNRLNPGKICTPINSNDELVSVDATKRGAYDRQIPVKIRDSFKEALDCNGNGLCFTFETSSPMCPSFKLSGDRRESPKGRAGLMREWLRQLEVQGVDVLTEEGAIQHGVFRWKDLVDRALNTFAKRRGEYDFSHEVMDAMQSCLACKACSSQCPIKVDVPAFRSRFMQVYHQRYLRPAKDYFVATVETYAPLMAKTPGAVNFFLKQNWVQKLTEKTIGMVDVPILSQPTLKQHLAGHEALLFQLEKLEAMSPDARKKVVLVVQDPFTSFYDADVVRDLILLLEKLGYRPLLLPFKPNGKPQHIKGFLRSFARTAADSAQFLNRLHKLNVPMIGPDPAMVLCYRDEYVRALGDARGDFKVQLPQEWLLSVLDSLPQKEASDEMFYLMGHCTEKTAEPSSNGDWAKVFNRLGAKLQPVAVGCCGMAGTYGHDVKHLDDSRQIYKNSWQPALAKLPTSQALATGYSCRSQVKRIDGNKLKHPVQALLALL
- a CDS encoding DEAD/DEAH box helicase, giving the protein MTDTEKLPSFSELGLAAPILKAITAVGYEDPSPIQAASIPPLLEGRDLLGQAQTGTGKTGAFALPILSRLNLTQMDTQVLILAPTRELAIQVAEACQSYAQFIPDFHVLPIYGGSSYDSQLRALRRGAQVVVGTPGRVMDMMRRGKLDLSALKTLVLDEADEMLRMGFIDDVEWVIEQCPLDRQIALFSATMPEQIRRIAHRHLKSPVEIKIASKTSTATNIRQRYWLVSGLHKLDAMTRMLEVEQFDALLVFVRTKTAAEELTSKLSARGHSCEALHGDIPQKLRERTVEKLKAGQIDILIATDVAARGLDVERITHVVNYDIPYDTESYVHRIGRTGRAGRTGDAILFVAPRERRMLRMIEQATRQPIEPMQMPTAKDINKHRLERFKQQIRETLDSEQDLQPFQQIINEFLEDESTDPLDLCAALAKMVQGDEPLFMNEKEPEPFQRMDDRNDRGSDRFERGGRNDRGGERFERGGDRPERSERRSRAPEGPTSRYKLHVGHEHGVKPGQIVGAIANEAGIDSKFIGHIEIYNDFTTVDLPEGMPAEVMNTLKKARVCQRPLDIELFTGEVPESARRARPSFGDRRPPRADGARNEGRGDRPFKSRSSGDRTDRPQHRDGGAGAGSKFRRDR
- a CDS encoding carbohydrate porin, with protein sequence MKKTLNVLVPSVLALFVASAAHAGATFDTPQGKLILGGDVEYNLDATHNNADALVTDNQSANGRILVDIEGERALANGNYAAFKVNPTFDTNAVEGSGEDAWFGFGVKNDWGFKMGHYEAYDLSVAGQDTFTTGNEGYRAKLARGRASSGSQVMLSKEAGQWHAEVSTLFGSDPAFNGSTYHNVSGAVQNKDPLIARPVVAWTGDTVTVAVGGEFNLVSDAYTQGVDGENLSSWNGYGATTTVKVNDDLSLNLRGAYLDDVAGSSYSVGPGAQYQNFYVAYLYSKNTTDTDAALGTTDSHTKMNEVYASYKIPGVMGLDNFDMYLGASYGTTKVDSADTVKDYGGRVRFKYFF
- a CDS encoding HD domain-containing phosphohydrolase, producing MPTPFTILLVDDEINILRALHRLLRPEGYRILTAESGAAALSLMRNEPVDLVISDMRMPEMDGAVFLAKVRQEWPDTIRLLLTGHADMTQTVAAINQGEIYRFIAKPWNDQELQLIVRQALEQLYLRRENQRLLKLTAEQNEALKEANNTLEQKVAQRTAELSQLVSFLELTQEELKTSFRTSVQVFSGIIEMRFANWTGHSLRVVTLAERLAKRAGLKAEEIEAVMNAAMLHDIGKVALPDTLLSKAFASHNRQERIEYMEHPALGQMVLLPIQELNLAGVYIRGQHENVDGSGFPDHLKLNEIPIGARILAIVVDYDELQMGLLLPREVTEEHALLYIKENKGLRYDPELVQLFIQSLEAEQHRYKEVALSSQQLKTGMVLSRDLYSAGHFLLLAKGRKLDPSIIKHICRFEQTDGKPIVVYIRQDIN
- a CDS encoding hotdog fold thioesterase; the encoded protein is MWQRDFTLASLNAGSVNTLVAHLGIEYTAFGDDYLQATMPVDSRTHQPFGMLHGGASVVLAETLGSVAGNMCVPRTLCCVGLDINANHLRAKRDGIVTGTAHPIHLGSTTQVWQINLHDERERLLCTSRLTLAVLSQKKRTVK
- a CDS encoding ATP-binding protein — translated: MALVWSDEYVTGIAEIDQQHKAIFREMGSLAMSLLQGKNYTDVQRELKQLALILREHINYEELMMFQEGCLPEVMWGHSEDHQLFLQHLHTASNELMSHDEIRAFLRYAVFWMRYHILTIDKPVCAQFLAMRKGMSSEEAYSHSAAVVIEAVPLLLGGLHQTYSELYDSQLRVVHQNSHLLDVQQKLKQTNQELEDRVTQRTNELTEANRKLQDEYEKLQLLNQKLESAQGQLLQSDKMAAIGQLAAGVAHEINNPVGFVNANLGTLKSYVDSLLLLISTFEQVSDELPAGVQQRLHEVKENIELDYVRQDIIELLAESADGLDRVKQIVQDLKDFARAGESVWQDSDLHRGLDSTLNVVWNELKYKAKVHKEYGDIPLVRCVPAQINQVFMNMMINAAHAIEGMGEITLKTGREGEEVWISITDTGKGMSEAVRKRIFEPFFTTKAVGQGTGLGLSLAYSIIQKHKGRIDVVSTEGIGTTFTIYLPIAGKGESPTESE
- a CDS encoding response regulator; the encoded protein is MEKVLLVDDEPLILKALVRLLQRTPCLCDGRLFKLELVTFSEPSKALEYAQNHQVSLVISDYRMPGMDGVELLTAIKTLQPDAARLIISGYADLNALINAINRAHIYRFVAKPWNDYELVATIGQALRHRQLILENQRLADLERVARGQLSDSELAVRQLEREAPGITKVNWAADGSVMLDDEE